From one Rhodamnia argentea isolate NSW1041297 chromosome 1, ASM2092103v1, whole genome shotgun sequence genomic stretch:
- the LOC125313649 gene encoding uncharacterized protein LOC125313649: MKVKNSAEGQSSIHLDIPQIQKKNETIISPTTIFEPQTSAGRRDGSSGNSVRPTLPAVSAPEKKLTLFALRLAVLEKAATGLGTLGFIWATVVLLGGFAITLENTDFWFITFILLIEGARIFSRSHELEWQHQSTWSIAGAGISSFRALRSSSRALVESMKNMLSPVSSAMGKQSQHSREISETTDAKNIREQNMKRKHTRIWTSSEVSILPYGGWVFLSRNISKILDWLQLLSAIACVVLSLMKLIKHNYGEAAKGDPDKINRKAALILFYALALADALVFLTEKVYWEWNTVICKLLEGVNKECNLGASGMISTRRFFYDSYSRCLNGSIFDGLGMDMVTFAMDLLCSNSPDEQLIGARILHRFSTTEQFSDDTLQKIGTSLPVVERLVEILNWKQPQEEEIRLAAAEIVSKLAGKKQNSLRVAGIPGAMETISSLLHTNRSPSSTADAIGEKKIIFDHEDYGYWTFNNLGLLILKKLACDHDNCGKIGNTRGLLSKIIDFTHADERILKDSTVTTSQVLTVKRSLQVMKMLASTTGTTGKMLRREISERVFTISNIRDILRYGEERPELQKLGIQILNSLAQDDDATERIGGTGGVLKELIKIFFQQGVLEDQRDVRIVAGEALAMLAFESKSNCHRILKLNVVERLLEALEIPILHVNAGRILRNLCAYNGPESFNQLRGVTAAAPTVLKAIFSSEGKLQEVMVGLAAHAFKFMTAEESTTLFERTGFREAELACALVEILRSYRNPHIKVPRMRRFAIELAIWMMRENSINVRRFRDLGMEEELEGVLDTTSELESFNIFSGTIGLSRHSTTIQSLVETALVLLKNRFEQSVGY, translated from the exons atgaaggtcaagaacaGCGCTGAAGGTCAAAGCAGCATTCATCTGGATATTCCTCAGAttcagaagaaaaatgaaaccatCATTTCACCCACCACAATCTTTGAGCCGCAGACTAGTGCTGGTAGGAGAGACGGAAGCAGCGGGAACTCCGTTCGCCCCACACTGCCGGCTGTTTCGGCCCCGGAGAAGAAGCTGACTCTGTTTGCTCTCCGCCTTGCGGTTCTCGAAAAAGCAGCCACTGGCCTGGGAACCCTTGGTTTTATCTGGGCAACGGTTGTGCTCCTAGGGGGTTTTGCCATTACCCTAGAGAACACCGACTTCTGGTTCATCACcttcattttattaattgaaggaGCTCGAATATTCAGCAGGAGTCATGAGCTGGAATGGCAACACCAGTCCACTTGGTCAATAGCTGGTGCTGGAATTAGCAGCTTCCGAGCGCTCAGATCGAGCTCCAGAGCTCTAGTTGAATCCATGAAGAATATGTTGAGTCCCGTAAGCTCTGCTATGGGGAAGCAAAGTCAACACAGCAGGGAAATATCCGAAACTACAGATGCCAAAAACATTAGAGAACAGAATATGAAAAGGAAGCACACCCGGATTTGGACTTCTTCGGAAGTTTCTATTCTACCTTATGGAGGGTGGGTTTTCCTTTCGAGAAACATCAGCAAGATTCTCGATTGGCTCCAACTCTTATCTGCGATAGCCTGCGTTGTACTCTCATTGATGAAGCTCATCAAGCACAATTATGGTGAGGCAGCTAAAGGAGACCCGGACAAGATAAACCGGAAAGCTGCTCTGATTCTCTTTTATGCGTTGGCTTTGGCAGACGCTCTGGTCTTCCTGACAGAGAAAGTCTACTGGGAGTGGAACACTGTCATCTGTAAGCTTCTCGAAGGGGTGAACAAGGAATGCAATCTGGGGGCTTCAGGTATGATCTCGACTCGGAGATTTTTCTACGACTCCTATTCGAGATGTCTTAATGGGAGCATATTTGATGGCCTGGGAATGGATATGGTGACTTTTGCAATGGATCTCTTATGTTCAAACTCGCCGGATGAGCAGCTCATAGGAGCCAGGATTCTTCACCGGTTTTCTACAACAGAACAGTTTTCAGATGACACGCTTCAGAAGATAGGTACAAGTCTGCCAGTTGTAGAGAGACTGGTGGAGATATTAAACTGGAAACAGCCACAAGAGGAAGAAATCAGACTAGCAGCTGCAGAAATAGTTTCCAAATTAGCCGGGAAAAAGCAAAACTCCCTTCGGGTCGCTGGAATACCCGGGGCAATGGAAACGATATCATCTCTTCTACACACAAACAGAAGCCCCAGTTCTACAGCTGATGCAATTGGcgaaaagaaaatcatctttgACCATGAGGACTATGGATACTGGACTTTCAATAATTTGGGGTTACTCATTCTGAAGAAACTAGCCTGTGATCACGATAACTGCGGAAAAATTGGGAACACACGGGGCCTTCTTTCCAAAAtcatagatttcactcatgCTGATGAAAGAATATTGAAGGACTCGACGGTCACCACATCTCAGGTTTTGACTGTTAAAAGATCCCTACAGGTTATGAAGATGCTGGCAAGCACAACGGGTACCACAGGGAAAATGCTCCGGAGAGAGATCTCGGAGAGAGTCTTCACCATAAGCAACATAAGAGATATTCTACGATACGGAGAGGAACGACCTGAACTGCAGAAACTAGGGATTCAGATCCTTAACAGTTTGGCACAGGACGACGATGCGACGGAGCGAATAGGAGGGACCGGCGGAGTTCTGAAAGAACTGATAAAGATTTTCTTCCAACAAGGAGTATTGGAAGATCAAAGGGATGTGAGGATTGTGGCTGGAGAAGCCCTGGCAATGCTGGCTTTCGAAAGCAAGAGCAACTGTCATCGCATCTTGAAGTTAAATGTAGTGGAGAGGCTCCTAGAAGCATTGGAGATTCCGATTCTTCATGTTAATGCTGGAAGAATTTTGAGGAATCTATGCGCTTACAATGGGCCAGAGTCCTTCAACCAGCTAAGGGGAGTAACAGCAGCTGCACCAACA GTTCTCAAGGCAATCTTCTCATCAGAAGGCAAACTACAAGAGGTGATGGTTGGGTTAGCGGCACATGCTTTCAAATTCATGACAGCAGAAGAATCGACCACCCTCTTCGAGAGGACGGGGTTTAGAGAAGCCGAATTAGCTTGCGCTTTGGTCGAGATCCTGAGGAGCTACCGGAATCCACATATAAAGGTGCCGAGAATGAGAAGGTTTGCTATCGAGCTAGCAATCTGGATGATGAGAGAGAACTCAATAAATGTGCGGAGATTCAGGGATCTGGGAATGGAGGAGGAGCTTGAAGGAGTCTTGGATACGACATCAGAGCTAGAGAGCTTCAATATTTTCTCTGGCACCATTGGACTAAGCAGGCACAGCACGACTATTCAGTCACTTGTTGAGACCGCACTTGTGCTGCTGAAGAACAGGTTTGAACAATCGGTAGGTTACTGA
- the LOC115733713 gene encoding uncharacterized protein LOC115733713, protein MKVKNSAEGQSSIHLDIPRIQKKNETIIPPTTIFEPQTSAHRRDGRSGNSVSPAPPAVPAPEKKLTLFALRLAVLEKAATGLGALGFIWATVVLLGGFAIALEKTDFWFVTIILVIEGARIFSRSHELEWQHQSTWSIADAGVSSFRALRSSSRALVESVKNVLSPVSSAMGKQSQHSREISETTDAKNIREQKKKTKHTRIWTPSEVSILPYGGWVFLSRNISKILYWLQLLSAIACVVLSLMKLIKHNYGEVAKGDPDKRNRKGALILFYALALAEALVFLTEKVYWEWNIVICKLLEGVNKECNLGASGMISTRRFFYDSYSRCLNGSIFDGLGMDMVTFAMDLLRSNSPDEQLIGARILHRFSRTEQFSGDTLQKIGTSLPVIERLVEMLNWKQPQEEEIRLAAAEIVSKLAGKKQNSLRVAGIPGAMETISSLLQTNRSPSSTADAIGEKKIIFDHEDYGYWTFNNLGLLILKKLARDHDNCGKIGNTRGLLSKIIDFTHADERILKDSTVTTSQVLTVKRSLQVMKMLASTTGTTGKILRRDLSERVFTISNIRDILRYGEERPELQKLGIQILNSLAQDDDATERIGGTGGVVKELIKIFFQQGVLNDQRDVRIVAGEALAMLAFESKSNCHRILKLNVVERLLEALEIPLLHVNAGRILRNLCTYSGPESFNQLRGVTAAAPTVLKAIFSSEGKLQEVMVGLAAHAFKFMTAEESTSLFERTGFREAELACALVEILRSYRNPHIKVPRMRRFAIELAIWMMRENSINVRRFRDLGMEEELEGVLDTTSELESFNIFSGTIGLSRHSTTIQSLVETALMLLKNRFEQPIGY, encoded by the exons atgaaggtcaagaacaGCGCTGAAGGTCAAAGCAGCATTCATCTTGATATTCCTCGGAttcagaagaaaaatgaaaccatCATTCCACCCACCACAATCTTTGAGCCGCAAACTAGTGCTCATAGGAGAGACGGAAGAAGCGGAAACTCTGTTTCCCCCGCACCACCGGCTGTTCCGGCCCCGGAGAAAAAGCTGACTCTGTTTGCTCTCCGCCTTGCAGTTCTCGAAAAAGCGGCCACTGGCCTGGGAGCCCTTGGTTTCATCTGGGCGACAGTGGTACTTCTGGGGGGCTTTGCCATTGCCTTAGAGAAAACCGACTTCTGGTTCGTCACCATCATTTTAGTAATTGAAGGAGCTCGAATTTTCAGCAGGAGTCATGAGCTGGAATGGCAACACCAGTCCACTTGGTCAATAGCTGATGCCGGAGTTAGCAGCTTCCGAGCGCTCAGATCGAGCTCCAGAGCTCTAGTTGAATCCGTGAAGAATGTGTTGAGTCCCGTAAGCTCTGCTATGGGGAAGCAAAGTCAACACAGCAGGGAAATATCCGAAACTACAGATGCAAAAAACATtagagaacagaaaaagaaaacgaagcaCACCCGGATTTGGACTCCTTCGGAAGTTTCTATTCTACCTTATGGAGGGTGGGTTTTCCTTTCGAGAAACATCAGCAAGATTCTCTACTGGCTCCAGCTCTTATCTGCGATAGCTTGCGTTGTGCTCTCATTGATGAAGCTCATCAAGCACAATTATGGTGAGGTAGCTAAAGGAGACCCGGACAAGAGAAACCGGAAAGGTGCTCTGATTCTCTTTTATGCGTTGGCTTTGGCAGAAGCTCTGGTCTTCCTGACAGAGAAAGTCTACTGGGAGTGGAACATTGTCATCTGTAAGCTTCTCGAAGGGGTGAACAAGGAATGCAATCTGGGGGCTTCAGGTATGATCTCGACTCGGAGATTTTTCTACGACTCCTATTCGAGATGTCTTAATGGGAGCATATTTGATGGCCTGGGAATGGATATGGTGACTTTTGCAATGGATCTCTTACGTTCAAACTCGCCGGATGAGCAGCTCATAGGAGCCAGGATTCTTCACCGGTTTTCTAGAACAGAACAGTTTTCAGGTGACACGCTTCAGAAGATAGGTACAAGTCTGCCAGTTATAGAGAGACTGGTGGAGATGTTAAACTGGAAACAGCCACAAGAGGAAGAAATCAGACTAGCAGCTGCAGAAATAGTTTCCAAATTAGCCGGGAAAAAGCAAAACTCCCTTCGGGTCGCTGGAATACCCGGGGCAATGGAAACGATATCATCTCTTCTACAGACAAACAGAAGCCCCAGTTCTACGGCTGATGCAATTGGcgaaaagaaaatcatctttgACCATGAGGACTATGGATACTGGACTTTCAATAATTTGGGGTTACTCATTCTGAAGAAACTAGCCCGTGATCACGATAACTGCGGAAAAATTGGAAACACACGGGGCCTTCTTTCCAAAAtcatagatttcactcatgCTGATGAAAGAATATTGAAGGACTCAACGGTCACCACATCGCAGGTTTTGACTGTTAAAAGATCCCTACAGGTTATGAAGATGCTGGCAAGCACAACGGGTACCACAGGGAAAATTCTCCGGAGAGATCTCTCGGAGAGAGTCTTCACCATAAGCAACATAAGAGATATTCTACGATACGGAGAGGAACGACCTGAACTGCAGAAACTAGGGATTCAGATCCTTAACAGTTTGGCACAGGACGACGATGCGACGGAGCGAATAGGAGGGACCGGTGGAGTTGTGAAAGAACTGATAAAGATTTTCTTCCAACAAGGAGTATTGAACGATCAAAGGGATGTGAGGATTGTGGCTGGAGAAGCCCTGGCAATGCTGGCTTTCGAAAGCAAGAGCAATTGTCATCGCATCTTGAAGTTAAATGTAGTGGAGAGGCTCCTAGAAGCATTGGAGATTCCGCTTCTTCATGTTAATGCTGGAAGAATTTTGAGGAATCTATGCACTTACAGTGGGCCAGAGTCCTTCAACCAGCTAAGGGGAGTAACAGCAGCTGCACCAACA GTTCTCAAGGCAATCTTCTCATCAGAAGGCAAACTACAAGAGGTGATGGTTGGGTTAGCGGCACATGCTTTCAAATTCATGACAGCAGAAGAATCGACTTCCCTCTTCGAGAGGACGGGGTTTAGAGAAGCCGAATTAGCTTGCGCTTTGGTCGAGATCCTGAGGAGCTACCGGAATCCTCATATAAAGGTGCCGAGAATGAGAAGGTTTGCTATCGAGTTAGCAATCTGGATGATGAGAGAGAACTCAATAAATGTGCGGAGATTCAGGGATCTGGGAATGGAGGAGGAGCTTGAAGGAGTCTTGGATACGACATCAGAGCTAGAGAGCTTCAATATTTTCTCTGGCACCATTGGACTAAGCAGGCACAGCACGACCATTCAGTCACTTGTTGAGACCGCACTTATGCTGCTGAAGAACAGGTTTGAACAACCGATAGGTTACTGA